A genomic stretch from Phycisphaerae bacterium includes:
- a CDS encoding amylo-alpha-1,6-glucosidase, with translation MSVDPLAIETGRCADLSVGRRLEWLVTNGRGGYAMAAVNQMLTRRYHGLLVAAVEPPVERFVLLAKLDTTATINGLTYELATNDYAEAVHPQGYRLLESFTPRPQPTWRWRVGDALIEQTLCMTAGEDTTWVRYVLVQGATPVALSVRPLCTSRHFHHLAHYQDVGPPTVEEDSDALRFHWANGRPPWQISHNGVFKSRPDWYYRFVLTAEAERGYDYLQDLFMPGVIGAVLQPGDTTGLMVVASTQAASWRNGGQAFTGAAARDKLAVGALPMTDPLVGPLARATADFIVSRGDDQKTVIAGYPWFGDWGRDTFISLPGLCLVTGRHDTAREILETFAQYVDGGMIPNRFPDFGQAPEYNTADAALWYIHALDRYVTYSGDTALADRMFPIVEKILAAHQQGTRHGIRADSDGLLAAGENGFALTWMDAMVSGQAVTPRIGKPVEISALWYNALSIAAGHAERLGKTGLAQSWRALAALARKSFNGKFWNAASGCLYDVVDVNGQADAADVSIRPNQLLAISLTHPILDEEKWSPVVGVCERLLWTPLGLRSLAPTDPAYRGRYAGGVAARDQAYHQGTVWPWLFGPFVTAYVRAHGGTAQAVSSARTMLDGLIHHFGEAGIGSVSEVADADAPHAPGGCPWQAWSVAEPLRALCEDVLGTHPQAMRREGSAAAPKPALTAAKPAAVERTVAP, from the coding sequence ATGAGCGTCGATCCATTGGCTATTGAAACGGGGCGCTGCGCGGACCTTTCCGTGGGGCGGCGGCTGGAGTGGCTGGTGACCAACGGTCGGGGCGGGTACGCCATGGCCGCCGTCAATCAGATGTTGACGCGCCGGTATCACGGGCTGCTCGTGGCCGCCGTCGAGCCGCCAGTCGAGCGGTTTGTGTTGCTGGCCAAGCTGGATACGACCGCGACAATCAACGGTCTTACGTATGAATTGGCGACGAACGACTATGCCGAGGCGGTCCACCCGCAGGGGTATCGGCTGCTCGAATCGTTCACGCCGCGGCCGCAGCCGACGTGGCGATGGCGGGTCGGCGATGCCTTGATCGAACAGACGCTGTGCATGACGGCGGGCGAGGATACGACTTGGGTTCGTTACGTTCTGGTGCAGGGGGCGACGCCGGTCGCGCTTTCGGTGCGTCCATTGTGCACGAGCCGGCACTTTCATCACCTGGCGCATTACCAGGACGTGGGACCGCCGACGGTGGAGGAGGACAGCGACGCGCTTCGCTTTCACTGGGCCAACGGGCGACCGCCGTGGCAGATTTCGCACAACGGCGTTTTCAAATCGCGTCCGGATTGGTATTACCGGTTCGTGCTGACGGCCGAGGCGGAGCGGGGCTACGACTATCTTCAGGACCTGTTCATGCCGGGCGTGATCGGCGCGGTGCTCCAGCCGGGGGACACAACGGGCTTGATGGTTGTTGCGTCGACGCAGGCGGCGAGTTGGCGGAATGGGGGACAGGCGTTTACCGGCGCTGCGGCTCGCGACAAACTCGCCGTCGGTGCGCTGCCGATGACGGATCCGCTGGTGGGACCATTGGCGCGGGCGACGGCCGATTTCATCGTCTCGCGCGGGGATGATCAAAAGACCGTGATTGCGGGATATCCGTGGTTCGGCGACTGGGGGCGGGACACCTTCATTTCGCTGCCGGGGCTTTGCCTGGTGACGGGGCGGCACGACACGGCGCGGGAAATCCTGGAGACGTTCGCCCAATATGTCGATGGCGGGATGATTCCGAACCGCTTCCCAGATTTCGGCCAGGCCCCCGAATACAACACCGCCGATGCGGCACTATGGTACATCCACGCCCTCGATCGCTATGTCACCTATTCCGGCGATACGGCGCTGGCAGATCGGATGTTTCCGATCGTCGAGAAGATACTGGCAGCGCACCAACAGGGGACGCGGCACGGCATCCGCGCCGATTCGGACGGCCTGCTGGCGGCGGGGGAAAACGGCTTTGCGCTGACCTGGATGGATGCCATGGTGTCGGGCCAGGCGGTGACGCCGCGGATCGGCAAGCCGGTGGAGATTTCGGCGCTGTGGTACAACGCGCTCTCGATCGCGGCGGGACATGCGGAACGACTGGGTAAGACGGGGCTCGCCCAATCGTGGCGAGCGCTAGCAGCTCTCGCCCGCAAGTCGTTCAACGGGAAGTTCTGGAACGCCGCCTCGGGCTGCCTTTATGATGTCGTCGATGTGAACGGTCAGGCCGACGCGGCCGACGTCTCCATCCGGCCGAATCAACTCCTGGCGATCAGCCTGACGCACCCGATCCTGGACGAGGAAAAGTGGTCGCCGGTGGTCGGAGTTTGTGAGCGGTTGTTGTGGACGCCGTTGGGCCTGCGGTCGCTGGCCCCGACCGACCCGGCGTATCGGGGGCGGTATGCGGGGGGTGTGGCGGCGCGGGACCAGGCGTATCACCAGGGGACGGTCTGGCCGTGGCTGTTCGGGCCGTTCGTGACGGCTTACGTCCGGGCCCACGGAGGCACCGCGCAGGCGGTTTCGTCGGCGCGGACGATGCTCGACGGTCTGATCCATCACTTCGGGGAAGCGGGGATCGGCAGCGTGAGCGAGGTAGCGGACGCCGACGCGCCGCACGCGCCGGGCGGCTGCCCGTGGCAGGCGTGGAGCGTGGCGGAGCCGCTGCGGGCGCTTTGCGAAGACGTGCTGGGGACGCATCCGCAGGCGATGCGGCGGGAAGGCAGCGCGGCGGCGCCGAAACCGGCGTTGACCGCGGCGAAGCCCGCGGCGGTGGAGCGGACAGTGGCGCCGTAG